A single region of the Streptomyces caelestis genome encodes:
- a CDS encoding bestrophin-like domain, which yields MLAACVVVVVITFVRHRTASEDEDPSETPDVIEYMTMWIGVVYAIVLGLAIAGVWEGRSAAQDHVQAEATALHEISERVRVYPDDVRDRIRDDIHTYVSHVVTTEWDTMADKGQVTERGRELFERVRQDVTDYEPETDFQAQAYQPLLDQVTAASQARIARAESTGETMPGVVWFGLITGAVVTIGMIFALQIRRTTRELVLAGLFSALIAFLLFLIWDFDSPYSRGVTASADPFLNLFPGAGD from the coding sequence ATGCTGGCCGCCTGTGTGGTGGTGGTCGTCATCACCTTCGTACGCCATCGCACGGCGTCCGAAGACGAGGACCCCAGCGAGACCCCTGACGTCATCGAGTACATGACGATGTGGATCGGCGTGGTGTACGCCATCGTCCTGGGTCTGGCGATCGCCGGTGTGTGGGAGGGGCGCAGCGCCGCCCAGGACCACGTCCAGGCGGAGGCCACCGCGCTGCACGAGATCTCGGAGCGGGTCCGGGTCTACCCGGACGACGTACGCGACCGCATCCGGGACGACATCCACACGTACGTGAGCCATGTCGTCACCACCGAGTGGGACACCATGGCCGACAAGGGCCAGGTCACCGAGCGCGGCCGTGAGCTCTTCGAGCGTGTCCGCCAGGACGTCACCGACTACGAACCGGAGACGGACTTCCAGGCCCAGGCCTACCAGCCGCTCCTCGACCAGGTGACCGCGGCCAGCCAGGCCCGGATCGCCCGGGCGGAGTCGACCGGGGAGACCATGCCGGGCGTGGTGTGGTTCGGGCTGATCACCGGAGCCGTCGTCACCATCGGGATGATCTTCGCCCTCCAGATCCGCAGAACGACGCGTGAACTGGTCCTCGCCGGGCTGTTCTCGGCACTGATCGCCTTCCTGCTGTTTCTGATCTGGGACTTCGACTCGCCCTACAGCAGGGGCGTGACCGCGTCGGCGGACCCGTTCCTGAACCTCTTCCCCGGCGCCGGGGACTGA
- a CDS encoding SCO0930 family lipoprotein, with amino-acid sequence MKTSWRSASLVASAAAVLALTTACGQDSPPAASQNVGATAAPGDYGSIGTGNGVAGTAGTAGGQQAAPSPSSPSNPAGKLSVATAEEVGKVVTDSLGLTLYRFDQDSEQPPKSNCDGDCAKTWPPVPADDAEAGEGIDKALLGSVTRADGTKQLTVGGWPAYRYAKDVNAGDVKGQGVGGKWYALAPDGKKAQGGGAGGEGTEALPGLSTRNDPKLGEIVVDKNGMTVYRFKKDEAWPKPVSNCSGACLEKWPLVEPVDYADTKGIQEKGYMIFDRTDGKGKQQTINCSPIYTFAGDKAPGDTNGQGVGGTWYAVRPDGKLVGASEK; translated from the coding sequence ATGAAGACCTCCTGGCGGAGCGCCTCACTCGTGGCGAGCGCCGCGGCGGTCCTGGCGCTGACGACGGCGTGCGGTCAGGACAGCCCACCGGCGGCCAGCCAGAACGTGGGTGCCACGGCGGCGCCCGGGGACTACGGAAGCATCGGCACCGGGAACGGAGTCGCCGGTACGGCCGGCACCGCGGGCGGCCAGCAGGCCGCGCCGAGCCCTTCCAGCCCGTCCAACCCCGCGGGCAAGCTGTCCGTCGCCACCGCCGAAGAGGTCGGCAAGGTGGTGACCGACAGCCTGGGACTCACCCTGTACCGGTTCGACCAGGACAGCGAGCAGCCGCCCAAGTCGAACTGCGACGGCGACTGCGCCAAGACCTGGCCGCCGGTGCCCGCGGACGACGCGGAGGCCGGCGAGGGCATCGACAAGGCGCTGCTCGGCTCGGTCACCCGAGCCGACGGCACCAAGCAGCTGACCGTCGGCGGCTGGCCGGCCTACCGCTACGCCAAGGACGTCAACGCCGGTGACGTCAAGGGCCAGGGCGTGGGCGGCAAGTGGTACGCGCTGGCCCCCGACGGCAAGAAGGCGCAGGGGGGCGGCGCCGGCGGCGAGGGGACCGAGGCGCTGCCCGGGCTGTCCACCCGCAACGACCCCAAGCTCGGCGAGATCGTCGTCGACAAGAACGGCATGACCGTCTACCGGTTCAAGAAGGACGAGGCCTGGCCCAAGCCGGTCTCCAACTGCTCCGGCGCGTGCCTGGAGAAGTGGCCGCTCGTGGAGCCCGTCGACTACGCCGACACCAAGGGCATCCAGGAGAAGGGCTACATGATCTTCGACCGGACCGACGGCAAGGGCAAGCAGCAGACGATCAACTGCTCGCCGATCTACACCTTCGCCGGTGACAAGGCTCCCGGCGACACCAACGGCCAGGGCGTCGGCGGCACCTGGTACGCCGTGCGGCCCGACGGGAAGCTGGTCGGCGCGTCCGAGAAGTAG
- a CDS encoding SAM-dependent methyltransferase, whose product MERPAWAPRSIDISVPSVSRMYDYYLGGSHNFEVDREAARRAMEFMPGLPKIMQANRAFMRRAVRYAAEQGVSQFLDIGSGIPTFGNVHEVAQAARPGARVVYVDHDPVAVAHSQAVLEGHDDADVVAADLRKPQEILRSPEVERLIDLNRPVALLLVAILHFVEDEDDPYGAVAELGEALAPGSLLVLTHASYEGIPLPPERAGGAVNVYQDIRNPLIMRSREEIARFFEGYDMVEPGLVAMPRWRPDTAPEDEDPYAFSGFAGVGRTA is encoded by the coding sequence ATGGAGCGTCCCGCCTGGGCCCCACGGAGCATCGACATCTCGGTGCCCAGCGTCTCCCGGATGTACGACTACTACCTGGGCGGATCGCACAACTTCGAGGTCGACCGGGAAGCGGCCCGCAGGGCCATGGAGTTCATGCCGGGACTCCCCAAGATCATGCAGGCGAACCGGGCGTTCATGCGCCGCGCCGTGCGCTACGCGGCCGAGCAGGGCGTCAGCCAGTTCCTGGACATCGGCTCCGGCATCCCCACCTTCGGCAACGTGCACGAGGTGGCCCAGGCCGCCCGGCCCGGCGCACGCGTGGTGTACGTCGACCACGACCCGGTGGCCGTGGCGCACAGCCAGGCGGTCCTTGAGGGCCACGACGACGCGGACGTCGTGGCCGCGGACCTCCGTAAGCCCCAGGAGATCCTGCGCAGCCCCGAGGTGGAGCGGCTGATCGACCTGAATCGGCCAGTGGCCCTGCTCCTCGTTGCCATACTGCACTTCGTGGAAGACGAGGACGACCCGTACGGGGCGGTGGCCGAGCTGGGTGAGGCGCTCGCGCCCGGCAGCCTGCTCGTGCTCACCCACGCCTCGTACGAGGGGATCCCGCTGCCGCCGGAGCGGGCCGGGGGTGCGGTGAACGTGTACCAGGACATCCGCAACCCGCTGATCATGCGCTCGCGCGAGGAGATCGCGCGGTTCTTCGAGGGGTACGACATGGTGGAACCCGGACTGGTGGCGATGCCGCGCTGGCGGCCCGACACCGCACCGGAGGACGAGGATCCGTATGCGTTCTCCGGTTTCGCGGGCGTGGGGCGTACGGCGTGA
- a CDS encoding putative bifunctional diguanylate cyclase/phosphodiesterase, with product MIAEPDGPEDRLRRFATIWSRAVFPVTSTSSTRPEFEEQLLPLARRLSEALRARAFDADEGRAVGAALVDAHCTDPEALSRTLDCVDAYLVLYCGGEGDPEGLRARSARIQHAMAAGFAQALRERTLAEQEAIAQAALQAQGVVAQALHATEARFRAVFEGAAIGIGMADLDGSILQVNGALLRMFGVSDQTMRGRNVREWTHPDDAPQTWRLYDELVRGEREHYHLEKAFYRPDGTVLWTNLTVSLLRDADGSPQYQLALMEDTTERRLLNLRLRYEATHDALTGLPNRTFFFERLEKALGAGKGQRFGLCYLDLDGFKTINDSLGHAAGDRLLVEVADRLQSCATAPGEMVARLGGDEFVALTTGPDTQREVDELATRIMNALLAPISVDGRELTVRGSIGIVEGPAGERSPAEVLRSADITMYRAKSAGGNRFELADPEADARAITRHGLTTALPTALERGEFFIEYQPLVHLGDGSVRGAEALVRWLHPQHGVLGPDRFIPLAEHTGLIVPLGRWVLEQSVRQAREWRELHGGAEAVGPLRINVNLSPCQLTHPGLVQDTVDILERTGIAPDALCLEVTESALIGADDDLLKPLRRLAEMGVDIALDDFGTGYSNLANLRRLPVSILKLDRSFTQSMQQFPADPVDLKIVEGIVSLAHSLNLAVTVEGVETGAQAEQLRILGCDTAQGWYYARPGPPERLHELALVDAAG from the coding sequence GTGATCGCGGAACCGGACGGGCCGGAGGACAGACTCCGCCGGTTCGCGACGATCTGGAGCCGGGCCGTCTTCCCGGTGACCTCGACGTCGTCGACCCGGCCCGAGTTCGAGGAGCAACTGCTGCCGCTGGCCCGGCGGTTGAGCGAAGCGCTGCGGGCCCGGGCCTTCGACGCCGACGAGGGCAGGGCGGTGGGCGCCGCCCTCGTGGACGCGCACTGCACCGACCCCGAGGCGCTCAGCCGCACGCTGGACTGCGTGGACGCCTACCTCGTCCTGTACTGCGGCGGCGAGGGCGACCCGGAGGGCCTGCGGGCGCGGTCCGCACGCATCCAGCACGCGATGGCCGCCGGCTTCGCGCAGGCGCTGCGCGAACGGACTTTGGCCGAGCAGGAGGCCATCGCCCAGGCCGCCCTCCAGGCGCAGGGCGTGGTGGCGCAGGCCCTGCACGCGACCGAGGCCCGCTTCCGCGCGGTCTTCGAGGGCGCGGCCATAGGCATCGGCATGGCCGACCTCGACGGCAGCATCCTCCAGGTCAACGGCGCGCTGCTGCGCATGTTCGGGGTCTCCGACCAGACGATGCGCGGCCGCAACGTGAGGGAGTGGACCCACCCCGACGACGCGCCGCAGACCTGGCGGCTCTACGACGAACTCGTGCGCGGCGAGCGTGAGCACTACCACCTGGAGAAGGCGTTCTACCGCCCTGACGGAACGGTCCTGTGGACCAACCTGACGGTCTCCCTGCTGCGCGACGCCGACGGCAGCCCGCAGTATCAGCTCGCGCTCATGGAGGACACCACCGAGCGGCGGCTGCTCAATCTGAGGCTGCGGTACGAGGCCACGCACGACGCGCTGACCGGGCTGCCGAACCGCACCTTCTTCTTCGAGCGCCTGGAGAAGGCACTGGGCGCCGGGAAGGGCCAGCGGTTCGGCCTGTGCTACCTGGATCTGGACGGTTTCAAGACCATCAACGACAGCCTCGGCCACGCGGCCGGCGACCGGCTGCTGGTGGAGGTCGCCGACCGGCTCCAGTCCTGTGCCACCGCGCCCGGTGAGATGGTCGCGCGGCTCGGCGGCGACGAGTTCGTGGCCCTGACCACGGGCCCCGACACCCAGCGCGAGGTCGACGAGCTCGCCACGCGCATCATGAACGCGCTGCTCGCGCCGATCAGCGTCGACGGCCGGGAGCTGACCGTGCGCGGCAGCATCGGCATCGTCGAGGGCCCGGCCGGGGAGCGCAGCCCGGCGGAGGTGCTGCGCAGCGCCGACATCACCATGTACCGGGCCAAGTCGGCGGGTGGCAACCGCTTCGAGCTGGCCGACCCGGAGGCGGACGCCCGCGCCATCACCCGGCACGGGCTGACCACGGCGCTGCCGACGGCCCTGGAGCGGGGCGAGTTCTTCATCGAGTACCAGCCGCTGGTCCATCTCGGCGACGGCAGTGTGCGCGGGGCGGAGGCCCTGGTGCGCTGGCTGCACCCGCAGCACGGGGTGCTCGGCCCGGACCGGTTCATCCCGCTCGCCGAACACACGGGGCTGATCGTGCCGCTGGGCCGGTGGGTCCTGGAGCAGTCGGTACGTCAGGCCCGCGAGTGGCGCGAACTGCACGGTGGAGCGGAGGCCGTGGGTCCGCTGCGGATCAACGTCAACCTCTCGCCCTGTCAGCTGACCCACCCCGGCCTGGTCCAGGACACCGTCGACATCCTGGAACGCACGGGCATCGCGCCGGACGCCCTCTGCCTGGAGGTCACGGAGTCGGCGCTGATCGGCGCGGACGACGATCTGCTGAAGCCGTTGCGCCGGCTGGCGGAGATGGGTGTCGACATCGCCCTCGACGACTTCGGCACGGGCTACTCCAACCTCGCCAACCTGCGCCGGCTGCCGGTCAGCATCCTCAAGCTGGACCGCTCCTTCACCCAGAGCATGCAGCAGTTCCCGGCCGACCCCGTCGACCTCAAGATCGTCGAGGGGATCGTCTCACTGGCCCACAGCCTGAACCTCGCGGTGACGGTCGAGGGCGTCGAGACGGGTGCGCAGGCCGAGCAGCTGCGGATCCTGGGGTGCGATACGGCGCAAGGCTGGTACTACGCCCGCCCGGGCCCCCCGGAGCGGCTGCACGAACTGGCGCTGGTGGACGCGGCGGGCTGA
- a CDS encoding TetR/AcrR family transcriptional regulator C-terminal domain-containing protein has protein sequence MSWQERIEVLVRRLRDAVAAHPEIVPLTVTHRHRSLAGLRWSESVLGVLTEAGFDGDQRVVALRGLLGYVIGAIQLEHLGPLAGEGTVAITELPPDAFPHMTETARNARKVSADREFLGGLALLLRGLGT, from the coding sequence ATGTCCTGGCAGGAGCGCATCGAGGTGCTGGTGCGTCGGCTGCGCGACGCCGTGGCCGCCCATCCTGAGATCGTGCCCCTGACCGTCACCCACCGGCACCGGTCCCTTGCCGGGCTGCGCTGGTCGGAGTCCGTGCTCGGCGTGCTCACGGAGGCGGGATTCGACGGCGACCAGCGGGTGGTCGCGCTGCGGGGCCTGCTCGGGTACGTCATCGGCGCCATCCAGCTGGAGCACCTCGGACCCCTGGCCGGCGAGGGCACGGTCGCCATCACCGAGCTGCCGCCCGACGCCTTTCCGCACATGACCGAGACCGCCCGCAACGCCCGGAAGGTCAGTGCCGACCGGGAGTTCCTGGGCGGTCTCGCGCTGCTGCTGCGCGGGCTGGGCACCTGA
- a CDS encoding LysR family transcriptional regulator: protein MQFHQLQYFVAVAETRHFTRAADLVHVAQPSLSQQIKALERELGADLFLRARGNITLTDAGEALLPLARRILADADTARHEVLELVQLRRGRVRLGATPSLCTGLLPDVLRAFHDRYPGVRLLIEEGGSHDLVRELARGALDLALVVLPLPTPSPALTTVELLREDLVVVSSPDAPRPGRGRRTVRVADLEGERLVMFRHGYDLRELTVAACRAEGFEPDFAVEGGEMDAVLGFVRAGLGVAVVPRMVAARSGRGLRVTPLARPGLHRTIALAHRSDVAPPRAARELHRMLLER from the coding sequence ATGCAGTTCCACCAGCTCCAGTACTTCGTGGCCGTCGCCGAGACCCGGCACTTCACCCGGGCCGCCGACCTCGTCCATGTCGCGCAGCCGTCGCTGTCACAGCAGATCAAGGCGCTGGAGCGGGAGCTGGGCGCGGACCTGTTCCTGCGGGCACGCGGCAACATCACGCTCACGGACGCCGGGGAGGCCCTCCTCCCCCTGGCCCGGCGCATCCTGGCCGACGCGGACACGGCCCGGCACGAGGTGCTGGAGCTGGTGCAGCTGCGGCGGGGGCGGGTACGGCTCGGTGCCACGCCCAGCCTGTGCACGGGCCTGCTGCCGGACGTGCTGCGCGCCTTCCACGACCGCTACCCGGGCGTCCGGCTGCTGATCGAGGAGGGCGGTTCGCACGACCTGGTGCGGGAGCTGGCACGCGGCGCCCTGGATCTCGCCCTGGTGGTGCTGCCCCTGCCGACGCCGTCCCCGGCGCTGACCACGGTGGAGCTGCTGCGCGAGGACCTGGTCGTGGTCTCCTCCCCCGACGCGCCCAGACCCGGCCGGGGCCGGCGCACGGTACGCGTCGCCGACCTGGAGGGCGAGCGCCTTGTGATGTTCCGGCACGGCTACGACCTGCGCGAACTGACCGTGGCGGCGTGCCGCGCGGAGGGGTTCGAGCCGGACTTCGCGGTGGAGGGCGGGGAGATGGACGCGGTGCTGGGTTTTGTGCGGGCCGGGTTGGGGGTTGCCGTCGTGCCGCGGATGGTGGCGGCGAGGTCGGGCCGTGGTCTGCGGGTGACCCCGCTGGCCAGACCCGGCCTCCACCGCACGATCGCCCTGGCACACCGCAGCGATGTGGCTCCGCCGCGGGCGGCCCGGGAGCTGCACCGGATGCTGCTGGAGCGGTGA
- a CDS encoding succinate dehydrogenase yields MARTVWDSTLGKKTVMAVSGLIMLLYLVVHMIGNLKIFFGAGEFNAYGHWLRTVGEPFMHYEWTLWLVRIVLVAAVVAHAVSAYQLSRRDIRARPSKYVHKRPRASYATRTMRWGGIILGLFIVWHILDITTGTVHPGFQPGHPYQNVVDTFSTWYGNVIYTVAMLALGLHVRHGFWSAAQTLGAGSRTRDRALKAVANVLALLLTAGFIAVPVGVMTGVVS; encoded by the coding sequence CTGGCACGCACCGTGTGGGACTCCACCCTCGGCAAGAAGACCGTGATGGCGGTCAGCGGGCTGATCATGCTGCTGTACCTGGTCGTCCACATGATCGGGAACCTGAAGATCTTCTTCGGGGCCGGCGAGTTCAACGCGTACGGGCACTGGCTGCGCACCGTCGGCGAGCCGTTCATGCACTACGAGTGGACGCTGTGGCTGGTCCGGATCGTGCTGGTGGCCGCCGTGGTCGCCCACGCCGTGTCCGCGTACCAGCTCAGCCGCCGCGACATCCGGGCACGGCCCAGCAAGTACGTGCACAAGAGGCCGCGGGCGAGCTACGCGACGCGGACCATGCGGTGGGGCGGGATCATCCTCGGGCTGTTCATCGTCTGGCACATCCTGGACATCACGACCGGCACCGTGCACCCCGGCTTCCAGCCCGGCCACCCGTACCAGAACGTCGTGGACACCTTCTCCACCTGGTACGGCAACGTCATCTACACCGTCGCGATGCTCGCGCTCGGCCTGCACGTCCGGCACGGCTTCTGGAGCGCCGCCCAGACCCTCGGCGCCGGCAGCCGCACCCGAGACCGGGCCCTGAAGGCCGTCGCAAACGTCCTCGCGCTGCTGCTCACGGCCGGTTTCATCGCCGTACCCGTGGGCGTCATGACCGGAGTGGTGAGCTGA
- a CDS encoding fumarate reductase/succinate dehydrogenase flavoprotein subunit, which yields MTSYADYATGEPVVDTKAPSGPVNERWDKRRFEAKLVNPANRRKHTVIVVGTGLAGGSAGATLAEQGYHVVQFCYQDSPRRAHSIAAQGGINAAKNYRNDGDSIHRLFYDTVKGGDFRARESNVHRLAQISVEIIDQCVAQGVPFAREYGGLLDTRSFGGVQVSRTFYARGQTGQQLLLGAYQALSRQIAAGNIEMHPRTEMLDLIVVDGRARGIVARDLVTGRIDTYFADAVVLASGGYGNVFYLSTNAMNSNATAIWRAHRRGAWFANPCFTQIHPTCIPRTGEHQSKLTLMSESLRNDGRIWVPKAKGDDRPPNEIPEDERDYYLERIYPSFGNLVPRDIASRAAKNVCDEGRGVGPGGQGVYLDFADAIERMGRGAVEAKYGNLFDMYQRITDEDPYRVPMRIYPAVHYTMGGLWVDYDLQTTVPGLFAIGEANFSDHGANRLGASALMQGLADGYFVLPATINDYLARNPLGDRVDAGHPVVQEVLAETEDRLNLLLSVDGDRTPDSFHREVGELMWEFCGMARTDSGLRKALERIPQIREEFWRRIKVPGTGEEFNQSLEKANRVVDYLELAELMCLDALHRGESCGGHFREESQTPDGEAERKDDEFSYAAAWEFNGTGEAPILHKEDLVFEYVHPTQRSYA from the coding sequence ATGACTTCCTACGCCGACTACGCGACCGGTGAGCCGGTCGTCGACACCAAGGCCCCGTCCGGGCCCGTCAACGAACGCTGGGACAAGCGCCGCTTCGAGGCCAAGCTGGTCAACCCCGCCAACCGGCGCAAGCACACCGTCATCGTCGTCGGCACCGGCTTGGCCGGCGGCTCCGCCGGGGCCACCCTCGCCGAACAGGGCTACCACGTCGTCCAGTTCTGCTACCAGGACTCCCCGCGCCGCGCCCACTCCATCGCCGCGCAGGGCGGCATCAACGCCGCGAAGAACTACCGCAACGACGGCGACTCCATCCACCGGCTGTTCTACGACACCGTCAAGGGCGGCGACTTCCGCGCCCGCGAGTCCAACGTCCACCGGCTCGCGCAGATCTCCGTCGAGATCATCGACCAGTGCGTGGCGCAGGGCGTGCCGTTCGCCCGCGAGTACGGCGGCCTGCTGGACACCCGCTCCTTCGGCGGCGTCCAGGTGTCGCGGACCTTCTACGCCCGCGGCCAGACGGGGCAGCAACTGCTGCTCGGCGCCTACCAGGCACTCAGCCGGCAGATCGCCGCGGGGAACATCGAGATGCACCCGCGTACGGAGATGCTCGACCTGATCGTCGTCGACGGGCGGGCACGCGGGATCGTGGCCCGGGACCTCGTCACCGGCAGGATCGACACGTACTTCGCGGACGCCGTCGTCCTCGCCAGCGGCGGCTACGGCAACGTCTTCTACCTGTCGACGAACGCCATGAACTCCAACGCCACCGCCATCTGGCGGGCGCACCGGCGCGGCGCCTGGTTCGCCAACCCCTGCTTCACCCAGATCCACCCCACCTGCATCCCGCGTACCGGCGAGCACCAGTCCAAGCTGACGCTGATGAGCGAGTCGCTGCGCAACGACGGCCGTATCTGGGTGCCGAAGGCCAAGGGCGACGACCGCCCGCCGAACGAGATCCCCGAGGACGAGCGCGACTACTACCTGGAGCGCATCTACCCGTCCTTCGGCAACCTGGTGCCGCGTGACATCGCCTCCCGGGCCGCGAAGAACGTCTGCGACGAGGGCAGGGGCGTCGGTCCGGGCGGGCAGGGCGTCTACCTCGACTTCGCCGACGCCATCGAGCGCATGGGCCGGGGGGCCGTCGAGGCCAAGTACGGCAACCTCTTCGACATGTACCAGCGGATCACCGACGAGGATCCGTACCGGGTCCCCATGCGGATCTACCCCGCCGTGCACTACACGATGGGCGGCCTGTGGGTCGACTACGACCTCCAGACCACCGTCCCCGGCCTGTTCGCGATCGGCGAGGCCAACTTCTCCGACCACGGGGCCAACCGGCTCGGCGCCTCCGCGCTGATGCAGGGACTGGCCGACGGCTACTTCGTGCTCCCGGCGACCATCAACGACTACCTCGCCCGCAACCCGCTGGGGGACCGGGTCGACGCCGGCCACCCGGTCGTCCAGGAGGTGCTGGCCGAGACCGAGGACCGGCTCAACCTGCTGCTGTCCGTCGACGGCGACCGCACGCCCGACTCCTTCCACCGCGAGGTCGGAGAGCTCATGTGGGAGTTCTGCGGCATGGCCCGCACCGACTCGGGGCTGCGCAAGGCGCTGGAGCGCATCCCGCAGATCCGGGAGGAGTTCTGGCGGCGGATCAAGGTGCCCGGCACCGGCGAGGAGTTCAACCAGTCGCTGGAGAAGGCCAACCGCGTCGTCGACTACCTGGAGCTGGCCGAGCTCATGTGCCTCGACGCGCTGCACCGCGGCGAGTCCTGCGGCGGCCACTTCCGCGAGGAGTCCCAGACACCCGACGGCGAGGCCGAGCGGAAGGACGACGAGTTCTCGTACGCGGCCGCCTGGGAGTTCAACGGCACCGGCGAGGCTCCGATCCTGCACAAGGAAGACCTGGTCTTCGAGTACGTCCACCCCACCCAGCGGAGCTACGCATGA